The proteins below come from a single Bacillus sp. SM2101 genomic window:
- the rpsR gene encoding 30S ribosomal protein S18, giving the protein MAGGRRGGRAKRRKVCYFTSNGITHIDYKDIDVLKKFVSERGKILPRRVTGTSAKYQRKLTIAIKRARQMALLPYVTGE; this is encoded by the coding sequence ATGGCAGGAGGACGCAGAGGAGGACGTGCTAAACGTCGTAAGGTGTGTTATTTCACATCTAACGGTATCACTCACATCGATTACAAAGATATTGATGTACTTAAAAAGTTTGTCTCAGAAAGAGGTAAAATTTTACCACGTCGTGTTACAGGCACAAGCGCTAAATATCAACGTAAATTAACTATTGCTATTAAACGCGCTCGTCAAATGGCATTACTACCTTATGTTACAGGTGAATAA
- a CDS encoding DHH family phosphoesterase, translating into MPSYYKKSVIRYPIYGIISISILMILIITFYQWIYGIIAFMLLGIPIYFFIKSERVINQSIEDYISTLSHRVKKVGEEALLEMPIGILLYNEHFNVEWSNSFLTSYFPEDTLVGRSLHDITESLIPIIKQEVDDDIITLYERKVKVHVKPEERLIYFFDVTEQKEIQIQYENERTVLAVILLDNYDEVTQGVEDQTRSNLNSQVTFLLNKWAKENGVFIKRTSSERFIAVLNEYILKQLETESFSILDDVREKTSKHHLPLTLSIGIGVGVSSLPELGVLAQSSLDLALGRGGDQVAIKQTNGKVKFYGGKTNPMEKRTRVRARVISHALKELVTESDQVLIMGHVNPDMDSIGSSIGILKVAEVNEKNGYIVLDKDDIGTGIERLINEIKKDTNLWSRFITPEQALEIITDETLLVVVDTHKSSLVIEERLINKTESVVVIDHHRRGEDFIEDPLLVYMEPYASSTAELVTELLAYQPKGLKMDMLEATSLLAGIIVDTKSFTLRTGSRTFDAASNLRAHGADTILVQKLLKENIDHYVKRANLIAKAVIYRSGLTIALGDADETYDQVLLAQAADTLLSMNDVTASFVVGMRSDQVIGISARSLGNVNVQVIMEALGGGGHLTNAATQLENMSIDEVEQELKLVLDDYLDGGKES; encoded by the coding sequence GTGCCTTCGTACTATAAAAAGAGTGTAATTCGGTATCCTATATATGGAATAATTAGTATTTCGATTTTAATGATACTTATTATTACTTTTTATCAATGGATCTACGGAATCATTGCTTTTATGCTCCTTGGCATCCCTATATACTTTTTTATTAAGTCCGAAAGGGTAATTAACCAATCGATAGAAGATTATATTTCTACTCTTTCCCACCGAGTCAAAAAAGTTGGAGAAGAAGCTTTACTAGAAATGCCCATTGGGATACTACTTTATAACGAACACTTTAATGTAGAATGGAGTAACTCATTTTTAACTTCCTATTTTCCAGAGGATACATTAGTAGGACGTTCACTACATGACATTACAGAGAGCTTAATTCCGATTATTAAGCAAGAAGTTGATGATGATATTATTACGCTTTATGAACGAAAGGTTAAAGTACATGTAAAGCCAGAAGAACGTCTGATTTATTTTTTTGATGTAACAGAACAGAAAGAAATTCAAATTCAATATGAGAATGAACGGACTGTACTAGCAGTAATTTTGTTAGATAATTATGATGAAGTTACGCAAGGAGTAGAAGATCAAACAAGAAGTAATTTGAACAGCCAAGTAACGTTTTTATTAAATAAGTGGGCAAAGGAAAACGGGGTTTTTATTAAAAGAACATCATCCGAACGTTTTATCGCTGTGTTGAATGAATATATCTTGAAGCAATTAGAAACCGAGAGTTTTTCTATATTAGACGATGTTCGAGAAAAAACTTCAAAGCACCATTTGCCTTTAACATTAAGTATTGGTATTGGAGTAGGGGTTTCATCTTTACCTGAGTTAGGAGTACTTGCCCAATCAAGTCTTGATCTAGCACTCGGAAGAGGTGGTGATCAAGTTGCTATTAAGCAAACGAATGGAAAGGTGAAGTTCTACGGAGGAAAAACGAACCCTATGGAAAAAAGGACGAGGGTACGTGCGCGTGTCATATCGCATGCATTGAAAGAACTTGTAACTGAAAGTGATCAAGTATTAATAATGGGACATGTCAACCCTGATATGGATTCGATAGGTTCATCAATAGGGATTTTAAAAGTTGCTGAAGTGAATGAGAAGAATGGGTACATTGTATTAGACAAAGATGATATAGGAACTGGAATCGAACGTCTGATTAATGAAATTAAAAAAGATACAAACTTATGGTCTCGATTTATTACACCTGAACAAGCGCTTGAAATAATTACTGACGAGACATTGTTAGTCGTTGTAGACACTCATAAAAGCTCACTAGTCATTGAGGAAAGATTAATTAATAAAACGGAAAGTGTAGTTGTAATCGATCATCATAGAAGAGGTGAGGACTTCATAGAAGACCCCCTTCTCGTCTATATGGAACCTTATGCATCTTCTACTGCTGAGCTTGTAACAGAGCTATTAGCGTATCAACCTAAAGGTTTAAAGATGGATATGCTTGAAGCAACTTCATTGTTAGCAGGGATTATCGTAGATACAAAAAGCTTTACGCTACGCACTGGCTCACGAACTTTTGATGCTGCATCTAATTTACGTGCTCACGGTGCAGATACTATACTCGTTCAAAAATTATTAAAAGAAAATATTGATCATTATGTAAAACGTGCTAATCTAATAGCAAAAGCGGTGATCTATCGATCAGGCTTAACAATAGCACTTGGAGATGCTGATGAAACGTATGATCAAGTGTTATTAGCTCAAGCCGCTGACACATTATTATCAATGAATGATGTAACAGCTTCGTTTGTTGTTGGGATGCGTAGTGATCAAGTAATTGGAATTAGCGCTCGATCTTTAGGTAATGTTAATGTCCAAGTCATTATGGAAGCTCTCGGCGGCGGTGGTCACTTAACAAATGCTGCAACACAGTTAGAGAATATGAGTATTGATGAAGTTGAACAGGAATTAAAGTTAGTACTTGATGATTATTTAGATGGAGGGAAAGAATCATGA
- the ssb gene encoding single-stranded DNA-binding protein → MMNRVILVGRLTKDPELRYTPSGVAVATFTLAVNRTFTNQQGERQADFINCVVWRKPAENVANYLKKGSLAGVDGRVQTRNYEGQDGKRVYVTEIVAESVQFLEPRSGNEQRPAGNNHQGNQGGYEQFGQNQNQRNNNNQGFTRVNDDPFANDGQPIDISDDDLPF, encoded by the coding sequence ATGATGAATCGTGTAATTCTTGTCGGACGATTAACGAAAGATCCAGAATTACGATATACTCCAAGTGGAGTAGCAGTTGCAACCTTTACGTTAGCTGTCAACAGAACATTTACAAATCAGCAAGGTGAACGACAGGCCGATTTTATTAATTGTGTTGTATGGCGTAAACCAGCTGAAAACGTCGCAAACTACTTGAAAAAGGGTAGCTTAGCTGGAGTAGATGGACGTGTTCAAACACGCAACTACGAAGGACAAGACGGTAAACGCGTATATGTAACTGAGATAGTTGCTGAAAGTGTGCAATTTTTAGAGCCGCGATCAGGTAATGAGCAGCGACCTGCAGGCAATAATCACCAAGGAAACCAAGGTGGCTACGAGCAATTTGGACAAAATCAGAACCAACGTAATAATAATAATCAAGGGTTTACTCGAGTAAATGACGATCCGTTTGCAAATGATGGACAGCCTATAGACATTTCTGATGACGATTTGCCGTTCTAA
- the ychF gene encoding redox-regulated ATPase YchF, translating into MALTAGIVGLPNVGKSTLFNAITQAGAESANYPFCTIDPNVGIVEVPDHRLEKLTELVQPKKTVPTAFEFTDIAGIVKGASKGEGLGNKFLSHIRQVDAICHVVRCFADENITHVSGQVDPIADIETINLELILADLETVDKRIDRVGKMAKQKDKEAMYEHEVLVKLKETFENEKPARSVEFTEEQMKIVKGLHLLTIKPILYVANVSEEEVADPSNNEYVTQVREFAAGENSEVIVVCAKIESEIVELEGEEKEMFLEELGIEESGLDQLIRATYSLLGLATYFTAGVQEVRAWTFRKGMKAPQCAGVIHTDFERGFIRAETVSYDDLLTAGSMTTAKEAGNVRLEGKEYIVQDGDVIHFRFNV; encoded by the coding sequence ATGGCTTTAACTGCAGGAATTGTGGGTCTACCGAATGTTGGTAAATCTACGCTTTTTAATGCAATTACTCAAGCGGGAGCTGAATCAGCAAACTACCCGTTTTGTACAATAGATCCTAATGTAGGAATAGTAGAAGTACCTGATCATCGCTTGGAGAAATTAACGGAGCTTGTTCAACCGAAAAAGACTGTACCTACAGCATTTGAATTTACAGATATAGCTGGTATTGTTAAGGGAGCAAGTAAAGGTGAAGGTTTAGGTAATAAATTTTTGTCTCATATTCGACAAGTTGATGCTATTTGTCATGTTGTTCGTTGTTTTGCGGATGAAAATATTACTCATGTGTCTGGTCAAGTGGATCCAATTGCAGACATAGAAACAATTAATTTAGAACTAATTTTAGCAGATTTAGAAACTGTAGATAAACGAATTGATCGCGTTGGCAAAATGGCAAAGCAGAAAGATAAAGAAGCGATGTACGAGCACGAGGTGCTTGTGAAGCTGAAGGAAACTTTTGAAAATGAAAAGCCAGCACGTTCAGTTGAGTTTACTGAAGAGCAAATGAAAATTGTTAAAGGACTACACTTGTTAACGATTAAACCTATTCTATATGTGGCGAACGTCAGTGAAGAGGAAGTCGCGGATCCTTCAAACAATGAATATGTAACGCAAGTTAGAGAATTTGCAGCAGGAGAAAATTCAGAAGTCATCGTAGTATGCGCAAAAATTGAATCTGAGATTGTTGAGCTTGAAGGGGAAGAGAAGGAAATGTTTCTTGAAGAGCTCGGAATAGAAGAATCAGGCCTAGATCAACTTATTCGTGCAACTTATAGCTTACTTGGACTAGCTACTTATTTTACAGCCGGTGTTCAGGAGGTTAGAGCATGGACTTTCCGTAAAGGAATGAAGGCTCCGCAATGTGCAGGGGTCATCCATACAGATTTTGAACGTGGCTTTATTCGAGCAGAAACAGTGTCATACGACGACCTTTTAACGGCAGGTTCTATGACAACGGCGAAGGAAGCTGGTAATGTTCGCTTGGAAGGAAAAGAGTATATTGTTCAAGATGGAGATGTCATTCACTTTCGATTTAATGTGTAA
- the rplI gene encoding 50S ribosomal protein L9 encodes MKVILLKDVKGKGKKGEVKNVSDGYAQNFLFKQGLAVEATNSNISSLEAKKKKEEKQAEAELDQCKKLKAELEKITIEFTAKAGEGGRLFGSITSKQIAEQLKTKHKMKIDKRKIELADGIRALGFTNVSIKLHPEVSATVKVQVIEE; translated from the coding sequence ATGAAAGTAATATTATTAAAGGATGTTAAAGGGAAAGGAAAAAAAGGGGAAGTAAAAAATGTATCTGATGGATACGCTCAAAATTTTCTTTTCAAACAAGGTCTTGCAGTAGAAGCAACAAACAGTAATATTAGTTCATTAGAAGCGAAGAAAAAAAAGGAAGAGAAGCAGGCTGAAGCAGAACTAGATCAGTGCAAAAAATTAAAGGCAGAGCTTGAGAAAATCACCATCGAATTTACTGCGAAAGCTGGTGAAGGTGGCAGATTATTCGGTTCAATTACGAGTAAACAAATAGCAGAGCAATTAAAAACGAAACATAAAATGAAAATTGACAAGCGTAAAATAGAGCTTGCGGATGGAATTAGAGCTTTAGGATTTACAAACGTATCTATTAAACTACATCCAGAAGTATCCGCTACTGTCAAAGTTCAGGTAATAGAGGAATAA
- a CDS encoding molybdopterin-dependent oxidoreductase has translation MRVKYKTACPLNCWDSCGFEVTVENNMVVKVEGDQDHPITKGKICGRGRMLEHRANSNERVKYPLKKVDGTFQRISWEQALNEISNKLAGIKKTYGTTAVLHSHDYSNSGLLTNLDKRFFNCYGGVTELTGSICWGAGIEAQTWDFGDSYSHSPDDVFNSKNIVIWGRNVARTNMHLYANLTKAKQQGANIIVIDPMSNATAKLSNEYVSIKPGMDGLLAIGIMKEIVRLNLQDQQFIDDHTLGYSDLLNILEEKTLDELEELTDVSKDMMTKLAHIYANEPTMTYLGLGMQRYTNGGNTIRLIDALVAISGNIGIPGGGVNFANKQVGESFDINALSLPNRRQHKRTFTMMQQAEGILLANDPPIKMVFVTCGNPVTQVPNTNRVKQAFSKVDTIVVVEQFMTDTAQMADYVLPTTTVFEEEDVYYSSMYHHYVNYGPKLVEPPGEVKSELMIWTELAKRLGFADDFAFNREQFINIGLGDLVTKGITLERLRKYDHLPLPIDHVPWSDKKFMTASGKYEFTSSQATQKGFDGRLRIDYPLESKQKNPDLLGKYPYTLLSIHPLRSNHSQHYHLIDSMQEIKVEVSKDVAEKERLQEDDLVKVFNERGELEGRVRILKEAHRNTINIDEGQWSKFGGSVNLLTPNRISDNGMGSTLFDCVVAIEKI, from the coding sequence GTGAGAGTAAAGTATAAAACAGCTTGTCCGTTAAATTGTTGGGATAGTTGTGGTTTTGAAGTAACAGTTGAAAATAATATGGTTGTAAAAGTTGAAGGAGATCAAGATCACCCAATTACAAAAGGTAAAATTTGTGGAAGGGGTAGGATGCTTGAACATCGAGCGAATTCTAATGAAAGAGTAAAATATCCATTAAAAAAAGTGGATGGGACGTTTCAAAGAATTTCATGGGAGCAAGCGCTAAATGAAATTTCTAATAAACTAGCTGGTATTAAAAAAACGTACGGTACGACAGCAGTACTTCATAGCCATGATTATTCAAATAGTGGTTTGTTAACAAACCTTGATAAACGTTTTTTTAATTGCTATGGAGGAGTAACTGAACTAACAGGTAGTATTTGTTGGGGAGCAGGCATAGAAGCACAAACTTGGGATTTCGGTGATTCATACAGTCATAGTCCAGATGACGTATTTAATAGCAAAAATATAGTGATTTGGGGTAGAAATGTAGCGCGTACGAACATGCATTTATACGCTAATTTAACCAAAGCCAAACAGCAAGGTGCCAATATTATAGTTATTGATCCAATGTCAAATGCAACTGCAAAATTAAGTAATGAATATGTTTCGATTAAGCCTGGTATGGACGGTTTGTTAGCGATAGGTATTATGAAAGAGATCGTGCGCCTCAATTTACAAGATCAACAATTTATTGATGACCATACGCTTGGCTATAGTGATTTACTGAACATACTTGAAGAAAAAACACTAGATGAACTTGAAGAGCTTACAGATGTATCGAAAGATATGATGACAAAATTAGCTCATATATATGCGAATGAGCCAACAATGACTTATTTAGGTTTAGGAATGCAAAGATATACAAATGGAGGGAATACGATCCGTCTGATCGATGCTTTGGTTGCAATAAGTGGTAATATCGGTATTCCTGGTGGAGGTGTGAATTTTGCTAATAAGCAAGTCGGTGAAAGCTTTGACATAAATGCACTGTCATTGCCAAATCGCAGACAGCATAAAAGGACATTTACCATGATGCAACAAGCAGAAGGGATTCTTTTAGCTAATGATCCGCCTATTAAAATGGTCTTTGTTACATGTGGAAACCCAGTTACACAAGTACCAAATACAAATCGAGTGAAACAAGCTTTTTCAAAGGTAGACACGATAGTTGTTGTAGAACAATTTATGACTGATACTGCTCAGATGGCTGATTATGTATTACCAACCACGACCGTATTTGAAGAAGAGGACGTGTATTATTCGTCTATGTATCATCATTACGTGAATTATGGTCCAAAATTAGTCGAGCCTCCAGGTGAAGTGAAATCGGAATTAATGATATGGACAGAGTTGGCAAAACGCTTAGGTTTTGCAGATGATTTTGCATTTAATAGAGAACAATTTATTAATATTGGGTTAGGAGATTTAGTTACAAAAGGTATTACACTTGAGAGATTAAGAAAGTATGATCATTTACCTTTACCTATTGATCATGTTCCTTGGAGTGATAAGAAATTTATGACAGCAAGTGGAAAGTATGAATTTACTTCATCACAAGCAACCCAAAAAGGTTTTGATGGCCGGTTACGAATTGATTATCCACTTGAATCAAAACAAAAAAATCCAGATCTCCTTGGAAAATATCCTTATACTTTGTTGTCCATTCATCCGTTGAGATCAAATCATTCGCAACACTATCATCTTATTGATTCTATGCAAGAAATTAAGGTAGAGGTATCAAAAGATGTTGCTGAAAAAGAAAGACTACAAGAAGATGATCTTGTTAAAGTGTTTAATGAACGTGGAGAACTAGAGGGACGTGTGCGAATTTTGAAAGAAGCACATCGCAATACAATTAATATAGATGAAGGTCAGTGGAGTAAGTTTGGTGGGAGTGTTAATTTGCTCACTCCAAATCGTATTTCAGATAATGGGATGGGGAGCACTTTGTTTGATTGTGTTGTAGCGATTGAAAAAATATAA
- a CDS encoding DUF951 domain-containing protein: MENKQFGINDIVEMKKQHPCGVNRWKIIRMGMDIRIKCEGCAHSVMLPRKEFTRKMKKIIEKYEE, from the coding sequence TTGGAAAATAAACAATTTGGAATAAATGATATCGTTGAAATGAAGAAACAACACCCTTGTGGTGTGAATAGATGGAAAATTATCCGCATGGGTATGGACATTAGGATTAAATGTGAAGGGTGTGCACATAGTGTAATGCTTCCAAGAAAAGAATTCACACGTAAAATGAAAAAAATCATTGAAAAATATGAGGAATAA
- the rpsF gene encoding 30S ribosomal protein S6, which yields MRKYEIMYIIRPNIDDESKKAVVERFSNVLTEKGAEIAEVKEWGKRRLAYEINDFRDGYYMILQVASNAEAINEFDRLAKISEDIIRHIVVKEEE from the coding sequence ATGAGAAAATACGAAATTATGTATATCATCCGCCCAAACATTGACGATGAGTCAAAGAAAGCAGTTGTTGAACGTTTTAGCAACGTTTTAACTGAAAAAGGTGCGGAGATTGCTGAAGTAAAAGAATGGGGAAAACGCCGTCTAGCTTATGAAATCAATGATTTCCGTGATGGTTATTATATGATTTTACAAGTAGCTTCTAATGCTGAAGCGATTAACGAATTTGATCGCCTAGCAAAAATTAGTGAAGATATTATTCGTCATATCGTTGTAAAAGAAGAAGAATAA
- a CDS encoding adenylosuccinate synthase encodes MASVVVVGTQWGDEGKGKITDFLSENAEVIARYQGGNNAGHTIKFNGNTYKLHLIPSGIFYADKICTIGNGMVVDPKALVKELNYLHERGVSTDNLRISNRAHVILPYHLKLDEVEEERKGDNKIGTTKKGIGPAYMDKAARIGIRIADLLDREAFEEKLSKNLEDKNRLLEKMYEVDGFKIEDILDEYYGYGQQFAKYVCDTSVVLNDALDEGRRVLFEGAQGVMLDIDQGTYPFVTSSNPVAGGVTIGSGVGPTKIKHVVGVSKAYTTRVGDGPFPTELTNEIGDQIREVGREYGTTTGRPRRVGWFDSVVVRHARRVSGITDLSLNSIDVLTGIETLKICVAYRYKGQLIEEFPASLKMLAECEPVFEELPGWSEDITGVKNLGELPANARHYLERVSQLTGIPLSIFSVGPDRSQTNVVRSVYS; translated from the coding sequence ATGGCTTCAGTAGTCGTTGTTGGAACACAATGGGGAGATGAAGGGAAAGGTAAAATTACAGATTTTCTTTCAGAAAACGCAGAAGTAATTGCAAGGTATCAAGGTGGAAATAATGCAGGACATACAATAAAGTTTAACGGTAACACGTATAAGTTACACTTAATACCTTCAGGCATTTTTTATGCTGATAAAATTTGTACGATTGGTAATGGCATGGTAGTTGATCCTAAGGCTCTTGTTAAAGAACTGAATTATTTGCACGAACGTGGCGTTAGTACTGATAATTTACGTATTAGTAATCGTGCACATGTCATTTTACCTTATCATCTTAAACTCGATGAGGTCGAAGAAGAGAGAAAAGGCGATAACAAAATTGGAACGACGAAAAAGGGCATCGGTCCAGCATATATGGATAAAGCAGCTCGTATAGGTATCCGAATTGCAGACCTTCTTGATCGTGAGGCATTTGAAGAGAAGCTATCTAAAAACCTTGAAGATAAAAATCGTTTATTAGAAAAAATGTATGAGGTAGATGGCTTTAAAATTGAAGATATATTAGACGAATATTATGGATATGGACAACAATTTGCAAAATATGTTTGTGATACATCTGTTGTGTTAAATGATGCGCTAGATGAAGGACGCAGAGTTCTATTCGAAGGTGCTCAAGGTGTAATGCTAGATATAGATCAAGGAACGTATCCATTTGTAACATCTTCAAATCCAGTCGCAGGCGGAGTTACAATTGGTTCAGGTGTCGGTCCTACTAAAATAAAACATGTTGTAGGTGTATCAAAAGCATATACGACCCGAGTTGGAGATGGACCATTTCCTACAGAGCTTACGAATGAGATAGGAGATCAAATTAGAGAAGTAGGACGTGAATATGGTACGACTACTGGTAGACCACGTCGCGTCGGTTGGTTTGATAGTGTAGTCGTTCGACATGCTCGTAGAGTAAGTGGAATCACTGATCTATCACTTAACTCAATTGATGTACTTACAGGAATCGAGACATTAAAGATCTGTGTAGCATACCGTTATAAGGGACAACTCATAGAAGAATTTCCTGCTAGCTTGAAAATGCTAGCAGAGTGTGAGCCAGTATTCGAAGAATTGCCTGGATGGTCAGAGGACATTACAGGAGTCAAAAATTTAGGAGAGTTACCTGCAAATGCTCGTCATTATCTTGAAAGAGTATCACAGCTAACAGGTATTCCTTTATCAATCTTCTCAGTTGGACCAGATCGATCACAAACAAATGTTGTGCGTAGCGTATATAGTTAA
- a CDS encoding YybS family protein: protein MKNTKVLTEGAILLAIFIILVFISMYIPFLGSVSIFFLPLPIMLFTIRNGLRNGIILIIPAILLTIAVGSVLAVPLALMFTSGGIVTGYLIKKKKSHYMTLLIGTVIYLINITFIYVGSMLLFKIDFINEMTLLMNESITMATSMMEGVGQDVNEQVLKQFQATVDLFQYLIPSFFVMTAFLFALISLIVSIPIIKRFNINIEPWPPFRDLMLPKSVIWYYLITIIMSFVIEEESSLFFPMINIDFILQLLMIIQGMSLLFYFLHHKGYSKVVQLFVFIISLFLIPIIRILGIIDIGFDLRKRIVTKR from the coding sequence GTGAAGAATACGAAAGTATTAACAGAAGGAGCTATATTACTAGCAATTTTTATTATATTAGTGTTCATTTCTATGTACATACCATTCCTTGGATCAGTATCAATATTTTTTCTTCCACTACCAATTATGCTTTTTACGATTAGAAATGGTTTGCGAAATGGCATAATATTAATTATACCTGCTATTTTATTAACAATTGCCGTTGGTTCAGTATTGGCAGTACCGCTTGCATTAATGTTTACAAGTGGTGGCATTGTTACAGGGTATTTAATAAAGAAAAAGAAAAGTCATTACATGACACTGTTAATTGGAACGGTCATATACTTAATTAATATTACATTTATTTATGTTGGATCGATGTTGCTTTTCAAAATTGATTTTATAAATGAAATGACATTATTGATGAATGAGTCAATAACGATGGCTACAAGCATGATGGAGGGCGTAGGACAAGATGTAAATGAGCAAGTCCTTAAACAATTTCAAGCAACAGTAGATTTATTTCAGTACTTAATACCAAGCTTTTTTGTTATGACTGCGTTTTTATTTGCACTCATTTCGTTAATTGTTTCAATACCGATTATTAAGCGTTTTAATATAAATATTGAACCGTGGCCACCTTTTAGAGATCTTATGCTGCCCAAAAGTGTCATTTGGTATTATTTAATTACGATCATTATGTCTTTTGTTATAGAAGAAGAATCAAGTTTGTTCTTTCCAATGATAAATATTGATTTTATTTTGCAATTACTAATGATTATTCAAGGTATGTCTTTATTATTTTATTTCTTACACCATAAAGGCTATTCTAAAGTTGTTCAATTGTTTGTATTTATCATTTCCTTGTTTCTTATACCAATTATTCGAATCTTAGGTATAATTGATATAGGGTTCGACCTACGGAAAAGAATAGTAACTAAGCGCTAA
- the dnaB gene encoding replicative DNA helicase has product MSDMIMDRIPPQNIEAEQAVLGAIFLESSSLTLASEILIPEDFYRAAHQKIFHVMLLLSDKGEPVDLVTVTSELADGKLLEEIGGLNYLSDLANSVPTAANIEYYAKIVEEKSILRRLIRTASTIAQDGYSREDEVDVLLNEAEKQIMDVAQRKNAGDFQSIKDVLVRTYDNIELLHNRKGDITGIPTGFSELDRMTAGFQRNDLIIVAARPSVGKTAFALNIAQNVATKTDENVAIFSLEMGSEQLVMRMLCAEGNIDAQNLRTGSLTPEDWGKLTMAMGSLSNSGIYIDDTPGIRISEIRSKCRRLKQESGLGMILIDYLQLIQGSGRSGENRQQEVSEISRSLKALARELKVPVIALSQLSRGVEQRQDKRPMMSDIRESGSIEQDADIVSFLYREDYYDKETENQNIIEIIIAKQRNGPVGTVQLAFVKEYNKFVNLETRYGDSSVPAGA; this is encoded by the coding sequence ATGAGTGATATGATAATGGATCGCATACCACCGCAAAATATTGAAGCGGAGCAAGCTGTATTAGGTGCTATTTTCCTTGAGTCATCATCATTGACTTTGGCTTCTGAAATATTAATTCCTGAAGATTTTTATCGAGCTGCTCATCAAAAAATCTTTCATGTTATGCTATTACTTTCAGATAAGGGTGAACCTGTTGACTTAGTAACAGTTACATCAGAACTAGCAGATGGGAAGCTCTTAGAAGAGATCGGTGGGCTAAATTATTTAAGTGATTTAGCTAACTCAGTACCTACTGCAGCAAATATTGAGTATTATGCAAAAATAGTGGAAGAAAAATCTATTTTACGTCGCCTCATTAGAACAGCTTCGACGATTGCTCAAGATGGCTACAGTCGAGAAGATGAAGTAGATGTTCTTTTAAATGAAGCAGAAAAACAAATTATGGATGTTGCCCAAAGGAAAAACGCAGGTGACTTTCAAAGTATAAAAGACGTTCTCGTTCGAACGTATGACAATATAGAATTATTACACAATCGCAAAGGTGACATTACTGGTATACCAACAGGCTTTTCTGAGCTTGATCGAATGACTGCTGGGTTTCAACGTAATGATTTAATTATTGTTGCAGCACGTCCTTCTGTCGGTAAAACTGCGTTTGCGTTAAATATAGCTCAAAACGTTGCTACGAAAACTGATGAAAATGTAGCGATTTTTAGTCTTGAGATGGGTTCAGAGCAACTTGTAATGCGTATGCTCTGTGCTGAAGGAAATATTGATGCCCAAAACTTAAGGACCGGTTCACTCACTCCTGAGGATTGGGGTAAACTAACGATGGCGATGGGGAGCCTTTCTAATTCAGGTATTTACATCGACGATACGCCAGGTATACGTATTAGTGAAATTCGCTCAAAATGTCGACGCCTAAAGCAAGAGAGTGGTCTAGGAATGATTTTAATAGACTATTTACAGCTCATACAGGGTAGTGGGCGAAGCGGGGAAAATCGTCAGCAGGAAGTTTCAGAAATATCCCGTTCATTAAAAGCACTTGCACGTGAATTAAAAGTACCTGTTATTGCTCTTTCACAGCTTTCCCGTGGGGTTGAACAAAGACAAGATAAGCGACCGATGATGTCAGATATTCGTGAATCAGGAAGTATCGAGCAAGATGCTGATATTGTTTCCTTTCTCTATCGAGAAGATTATTATGATAAAGAAACAGAAAATCAAAATATAATAGAAATCATTATTGCCAAACAACGTAATGGTCCAGTCGGGACTGTACAACTAGCTTTTGTCAAAGAGTATAATAAATTTGTAAACTTAGAGACACGCTATGGCGATTCAAGTGTTCCTGCTGGAGCATAG